The following proteins come from a genomic window of Lachnoclostridium phytofermentans ISDg:
- a CDS encoding sugar kinase, whose amino-acid sequence MLTVNENREFDALALGEILLRLSAPSNERIVRGDTFEKCAGGAELNVVSGISMMGLRTGIISKVPQNDIGTYVKNHLRFCGVSDDCLIFDESRDARLGIYFYENGAYPRKSSVVYDRRNSSINTISMDDIPESTFSSTKLFHTCGITLALSPQTRDVTEECIKKFKEQGALISFDVNYRANLWDEATAKEYIERILPYVDILFVSEETSRRTFGKTGTIKEIMKSYTEDFNIKIVATTERIVISPKKHTFGSTIYNAVEDKFYEEAPYQNIEVIDRIGSGDAYVSGVLYGLLAYDDCQKALEIGNAASAVKNTIPGDLPSTDLKEIQKIISSHQNIGPQSEMNR is encoded by the coding sequence ATGCTGACGGTTAATGAAAATCGCGAATTTGACGCACTTGCTTTAGGAGAGATCTTATTAAGACTTTCTGCTCCCTCCAATGAGCGTATTGTACGTGGAGATACATTTGAAAAATGCGCTGGTGGCGCGGAATTAAATGTTGTATCTGGAATTTCTATGATGGGACTTCGTACTGGTATTATTTCAAAAGTCCCACAAAACGACATCGGTACTTATGTAAAGAATCACCTTCGTTTCTGTGGCGTCAGTGATGACTGCCTTATCTTCGATGAAAGCAGAGACGCTAGACTAGGAATCTATTTTTATGAGAATGGAGCATATCCTAGAAAATCTTCTGTAGTTTATGACAGACGAAACTCTTCCATCAACACGATTTCCATGGATGATATTCCAGAAAGCACTTTCTCATCCACCAAATTATTCCATACATGCGGTATTACCTTAGCACTATCCCCTCAAACTAGGGACGTTACAGAAGAGTGCATTAAGAAGTTTAAAGAACAAGGAGCGCTTATCTCTTTTGATGTAAATTACCGCGCAAACCTTTGGGATGAAGCAACCGCAAAGGAATACATTGAGCGAATCCTCCCATATGTTGATATCTTATTTGTATCCGAAGAAACTTCTCGCCGAACATTTGGCAAAACCGGTACAATTAAAGAAATCATGAAATCCTATACCGAAGATTTTAATATAAAAATTGTAGCAACAACAGAACGTATCGTAATTAGTCCGAAGAAGCATACCTTTGGTTCCACAATATATAATGCAGTAGAAGATAAATTCTACGAAGAGGCACCATATCAGAATATAGAAGTCATTGACCGCATCGGAAGTGGAGATGCTTATGTATCTGGTGTTCTTTACGGATTGTTAGCATATGATGACTGCCAAAAGGCTCTTGAAATCGGTAATGCTGCAAGCGCAGTGAAGAATACCATTCCTGGAGACTTACCATCCACTGATTTAAAAGAAATACAAAAAATCATCTCCTCCCATCAAAACATTGGGCCTCAGAGCGAGATGAATCGTTAG
- a CDS encoding DUF885 domain-containing protein, with translation MKDLKKRGKQGLVTIALSLSILVTGCANKEKPKDLTFEDYSNQMFQEIVSSSAITYSQFIEDPENFGITEYDHVLATLSKKEYDKSIKQCEEDLAQLLKFDYDTLTTAQKIDYDITKGMLERSIASKDSYYYSEPLSPLDGDHITLSGIVSLYGNRYFQTLVEKEKGNKKEVEKFFEIYEMIGKYFNEVAQYEKEKAKAGLFMNSSRAEVVRKACLSVVNNNASDYKKTFQEEVTKLSFLSDSEKKELIEQSDSLVEKHIVPAYQKLVDTMNDLKDQGGKSKGFYETEAGKIYYENLLKSTCSVNATPEELMKLLEENLAVFVNEKDQILADHPNIENEIVISARQWPDAESITKMLSNKAKEDFPDADLAWGVKEMPTCMNSFAGGLFYPFAIDSTLKEEYIYLGTMNAPGTLSFLQVLAHEGVPGHLFHYNYLNDIGTTDYRKVLAWAGTGLVGYLEGWTTYVEEIGYSYGGLSDVQAREAQLNRLIEITLVTMVDIGVNYYGWENDKISEVISQYAPQYLIMSTYIKSIVEESPGLYSSYAVGYLYTKHIIDAINEKSGGTMSKKEVHEKYLSVGPVTYDILMRELGVAQ, from the coding sequence ATGAAAGATCTAAAAAAAAGAGGTAAGCAAGGCTTAGTTACCATTGCGTTAAGTTTATCGATTTTGGTAACGGGCTGTGCGAACAAGGAGAAACCCAAAGACTTAACATTTGAAGATTATAGCAATCAGATGTTTCAGGAGATAGTTTCATCAAGTGCAATAACATATTCTCAATTTATAGAAGATCCAGAGAATTTCGGTATAACAGAGTATGATCATGTTCTGGCAACATTAAGTAAGAAGGAATATGATAAATCTATCAAGCAGTGTGAGGAAGATTTAGCACAACTTTTGAAATTTGACTATGATACCTTAACAACAGCTCAAAAAATTGATTATGACATTACGAAGGGAATGCTGGAACGAAGCATTGCTTCGAAAGATTCTTACTATTATAGTGAGCCACTTTCTCCGCTTGATGGAGATCATATTACGCTATCAGGGATTGTTAGCTTGTATGGTAATCGTTATTTTCAAACCTTAGTTGAAAAAGAAAAGGGAAACAAGAAAGAGGTCGAAAAATTTTTCGAAATCTATGAAATGATTGGAAAGTACTTTAATGAAGTCGCTCAGTATGAAAAAGAGAAAGCAAAAGCAGGGCTTTTTATGAATTCATCACGAGCAGAAGTTGTACGAAAGGCTTGTCTTAGTGTAGTGAATAACAATGCTTCGGATTATAAAAAGACTTTTCAGGAAGAGGTAACTAAGTTAAGTTTTCTAAGCGATAGTGAAAAGAAGGAACTAATTGAACAAAGCGATTCTTTAGTTGAAAAGCATATCGTACCTGCATATCAGAAACTAGTTGACACCATGAATGATTTAAAAGATCAGGGTGGGAAATCAAAAGGATTCTATGAAACAGAAGCAGGAAAAATCTATTATGAGAATCTCCTTAAGTCTACTTGTAGTGTGAATGCAACTCCAGAAGAATTAATGAAGTTGTTGGAGGAGAATCTTGCTGTATTTGTGAACGAAAAAGATCAGATTTTAGCTGACCATCCGAATATTGAGAATGAAATAGTTATAAGTGCGAGACAGTGGCCTGATGCAGAAAGTATCACAAAGATGTTATCAAATAAAGCAAAAGAAGATTTCCCTGATGCAGACTTAGCGTGGGGAGTGAAAGAAATGCCAACTTGTATGAATAGTTTTGCGGGTGGATTATTCTATCCATTTGCAATCGATTCGACATTAAAGGAGGAGTATATCTATCTTGGAACTATGAATGCTCCTGGGACTTTATCATTCCTACAAGTATTGGCGCATGAAGGAGTACCTGGACATCTTTTTCACTATAATTATTTAAATGATATTGGTACGACAGACTACCGAAAAGTCTTAGCATGGGCAGGTACAGGATTGGTTGGATATCTAGAAGGTTGGACGACATATGTTGAAGAAATAGGATACTCCTACGGTGGATTGTCAGATGTTCAAGCAAGAGAAGCTCAGCTGAATCGTTTAATAGAAATTACATTAGTCACTATGGTTGATATCGGTGTGAATTATTACGGCTGGGAAAATGACAAGATTTCTGAAGTAATCAGCCAATATGCACCACAATACCTGATTATGAGTACTTATATTAAGAGTATTGTTGAGGAATCGCCAGGTTTATATAGTTCTTATGCGGTTGGATATCTTTATACAAAGCATATTATCGATGCAATCAATGAGAAATCAGGTGGTACAATGAGTAAAAAAGAAGTTCACGAGAAATATTTGAGTGTTGGACCGGTGACCTATGATATCTTAATGAGAGAGTTAGGGGTAGCACAGTAA
- the gltX gene encoding glutamate--tRNA ligase → MAKVRTRFAPSPTGRMHVGNLRTALYEYLIAKHEGGDFILRIEDTDQERLVEGATEIIYRTIAKTGLIHDEGPDKDKGFGPYVQSERQATGIYLKYAKELVENGEAYYCFCTKERLETLKSAVGEEDGESKEITKYDKHCLHLSKEEVEANLAAGMPYVIRQNMPTEGTTSFTDAIYGTITVENSELDDMILIKSDGFPTYNFANVIDDHFMEITHVVRGNEYLSSTPKYTRLYKAFGWEEPVYIHCPLITNEEHQKLSKRSGHSSFEDLIEQGFVTEAIVNFIALLGWSSTTNEEIFSLEELVREFDYTHINKSPSVFDMNKLRWMNGEYIKRMDSEKYYEYALPQIKKVVTKDYDLKFIADLVKTRIETFLDIAEMIDFFDELPEYDIAMYTHKKMKTDSENSLKVLQDVLPRFEELTCYSVSSIESVLMGYIAENGIKNGQGLWPVRTAVSGKQSTPGGAYEIMSILGKEESLRRIRIAIDKLSSSL, encoded by the coding sequence ATGGCTAAGGTTAGAACCAGATTTGCACCAAGTCCAACAGGGCGTATGCATGTTGGTAATCTAAGAACTGCACTTTATGAGTATTTGATTGCTAAACATGAAGGTGGAGACTTTATATTAAGAATAGAGGATACAGATCAGGAACGTTTGGTAGAAGGTGCTACTGAAATTATTTACCGCACCATAGCAAAGACAGGGTTAATTCATGATGAAGGTCCAGATAAAGATAAAGGATTTGGTCCATACGTTCAAAGCGAGCGTCAGGCTACCGGAATTTATTTAAAATATGCAAAAGAGTTAGTAGAAAATGGGGAAGCTTACTATTGCTTCTGTACTAAGGAACGCTTAGAAACATTAAAGAGTGCTGTTGGTGAGGAAGATGGAGAAAGTAAAGAAATAACCAAATACGATAAGCATTGTCTTCATTTAAGTAAGGAAGAAGTTGAAGCGAATTTAGCGGCTGGTATGCCATATGTAATCCGTCAGAATATGCCTACCGAAGGAACTACATCATTTACTGATGCTATTTATGGAACTATTACCGTTGAAAACTCTGAATTAGATGATATGATTCTAATTAAATCCGATGGATTCCCAACTTATAATTTTGCTAACGTAATTGACGATCATTTCATGGAAATTACTCATGTAGTGCGTGGAAATGAGTATCTATCTAGTACACCAAAGTACACTAGATTATACAAAGCATTTGGTTGGGAAGAGCCAGTTTATATCCACTGCCCATTAATTACAAATGAAGAGCATCAAAAATTAAGTAAGAGAAGCGGACACTCCTCTTTTGAAGATTTAATTGAGCAGGGATTTGTTACAGAAGCAATTGTTAACTTTATCGCTCTTCTTGGTTGGAGTTCTACAACTAATGAAGAAATTTTCTCTTTAGAAGAATTAGTTCGTGAATTTGATTATACTCACATCAATAAATCTCCTTCCGTTTTCGATATGAATAAACTTCGCTGGATGAACGGAGAGTATATTAAGAGAATGGATAGTGAGAAGTACTATGAGTATGCACTTCCACAAATAAAGAAAGTAGTTACAAAAGACTACGATTTGAAATTTATTGCTGATTTAGTAAAGACAAGAATTGAAACCTTTCTTGATATTGCAGAGATGATTGATTTCTTCGATGAGCTTCCTGAGTATGATATCGCTATGTATACTCATAAGAAGATGAAGACAGACTCTGAGAATTCTTTAAAGGTATTACAAGATGTTCTTCCAAGATTTGAGGAACTTACGTGTTACTCTGTTTCCTCTATTGAAAGTGTATTAATGGGCTATATTGCAGAGAATGGAATTAAGAATGGTCAAGGCTTATGGCCAGTTCGTACTGCAGTGTCCGGTAAGCAGTCTACACCAGGCGGAGCATATGAAATTATGAGCATTCTTGGAAAAGAGGAAAGTCTTAGAAGAATACGCATCGCAATTGATAAATTAAGCAGTTCCCTATAA
- a CDS encoding DUF1292 domain-containing protein — protein MDKHGDDCNCSSDEFFHDQVTLTLEDDTEVVCDIIAVFPCGEKQYIALLPEDAGEEGEVFLYEFIQNGDEIELESIEDDAEFEAVSEAFDEFIDSEEFDEMFGDEEAEDEE, from the coding sequence ATGGATAAACATGGCGATGACTGTAACTGCAGCAGTGACGAATTTTTTCATGACCAAGTAACATTAACTTTAGAGGACGATACCGAAGTTGTTTGTGATATTATAGCTGTATTCCCATGCGGCGAGAAACAATACATTGCATTACTTCCAGAAGATGCTGGAGAAGAGGGTGAAGTATTCTTATATGAATTCATCCAGAATGGTGATGAGATCGAATTAGAGTCCATCGAAGATGATGCTGAATTTGAAGCTGTTTCTGAAGCATTTGATGAGTTCATAGATTCTGAAGAATTCGACGAAATGTTTGGAGACGAAGAAGCAGAGGATGAAGAATAA
- a CDS encoding ATP-dependent DNA helicase: protein MPDTDLKSIKISVRNLVEFIMKSGDLDNSVGKRDPDAMQEGSRLHRKIQRRMGPEYKPEVALRVTVPVSREDIEFELIIEGRADGIITNIEPTKEDNPILEEKPTLEEKPTLEEKPILEGKPILEGNPILEENPTLGEHHPSEEHPSKQNGAEGNIHVIIDEIKCVYADISQITEMIPVHRAQALCYAYIYAKERVLDTISIQITYCHLETEAIRILSEELKFKELSNWFQNLIQEYCKWAAWQIKWMESRNESIKQIEFPFEYRPGQRDLVTGVYRTIIRDKKLYIEAPTGVGKTISTVFPTVKAMGEGFVSKIFYLTAKTITRTVAEDTYQLLLERGLSMKLVTITAKDKICILDKPNCNPAACERAKGHYDRVNDAVFDLLTSESRISRELIEQYAMKHCVCPFEMCLDVTLWADGIICDYNYAFDPNVYLRRFFENDKKQDYVFLIDEAHNLVDRAREMYSAMLYKQDFLTVKGIVKDKSKTMVKRLEACNEVMLRLKRGCDDIEVLQDVNDLVLPLLRLMSEYEEFFKEYGDFEGREVVSQLFFDLRKFLAIHDILGEDYLIYSDYDERGEFRVKLLCMDPARNLLTCLNKGRSSIFFSATLLPITYYKEQLGGSEEDYAIYAPSPFEVSKRLLMIAKDVSTKYTRRGQDEYERIVSYIEGFVNAKVGNYFVFFPSYQMLQQIAQLSEDRIPNLLLQKTSMGELEKEEFLAAFEENPTNTKVGYCVMGGIFSEGIDLKKDRLIGAVIVGTGLPQVGNERELFRGYYDDRNGSGFDHAYLYPGINKVLQSAGRVIRTVEDKGAILLLDERFLNSQYKNLFPREWEQYDIVNQEKMQELLEDFWSQKNE from the coding sequence ATGCCGGATACTGACTTAAAATCGATAAAGATATCTGTTCGTAATCTAGTAGAATTTATAATGAAATCAGGGGACTTAGATAACTCTGTTGGAAAAAGGGATCCTGATGCCATGCAAGAAGGCAGCAGGCTACATCGAAAGATTCAGCGAAGAATGGGGCCTGAATATAAGCCAGAAGTGGCACTTCGTGTTACAGTTCCGGTGTCGAGGGAAGATATCGAATTTGAGCTTATTATTGAAGGCAGAGCGGATGGCATTATTACGAATATAGAGCCTACTAAGGAGGATAACCCTATTCTGGAGGAAAAACCTACTTTAGAGGAAAAACCTACTTTAGAGGAAAAACCTATTTTGGAGGGAAAACCTATTTTGGAGGGAAATCCTATTTTGGAGGAAAATCCTACTTTGGGGGAACATCATCCTTCAGAGGAACATCCTTCAAAGCAGAATGGGGCAGAAGGTAACATCCACGTTATCATTGATGAGATAAAATGTGTTTATGCGGATATCAGTCAGATTACTGAGATGATTCCAGTTCATCGTGCACAAGCTTTATGCTATGCCTATATTTATGCCAAGGAGCGAGTACTGGATACAATAAGTATTCAGATTACCTATTGTCATCTTGAAACTGAGGCAATAAGAATTTTATCGGAAGAACTTAAGTTTAAGGAACTATCAAACTGGTTCCAGAATTTGATACAAGAGTATTGTAAATGGGCGGCATGGCAGATTAAGTGGATGGAGAGCAGAAATGAATCCATCAAACAGATTGAATTTCCTTTTGAATATCGCCCTGGACAAAGAGATTTAGTGACTGGCGTTTACCGGACCATAATAAGAGATAAAAAATTATATATAGAAGCACCAACGGGAGTTGGAAAAACCATTTCAACAGTATTTCCGACAGTGAAGGCGATGGGAGAAGGCTTTGTTTCAAAAATCTTTTATCTGACTGCCAAGACAATTACACGTACTGTCGCAGAGGATACTTATCAGTTGCTCTTGGAGCGGGGCTTATCGATGAAACTTGTTACGATAACAGCAAAAGATAAGATTTGTATCTTAGACAAGCCTAACTGTAATCCGGCCGCATGTGAACGAGCCAAAGGACACTATGACAGAGTAAACGATGCAGTTTTTGATTTATTAACGAGTGAATCAAGAATATCAAGAGAACTGATTGAGCAGTATGCTATGAAGCATTGTGTATGCCCATTTGAGATGTGTCTTGATGTGACATTATGGGCAGATGGCATCATATGCGATTATAACTATGCATTTGATCCCAATGTGTATTTAAGAAGATTTTTTGAGAATGATAAGAAACAGGATTATGTTTTTTTGATTGACGAGGCTCATAACTTAGTAGACAGAGCAAGGGAAATGTACAGTGCTATGCTGTATAAACAGGATTTTTTAACGGTAAAAGGTATTGTAAAAGATAAGTCGAAGACAATGGTGAAGAGGCTCGAAGCCTGTAATGAGGTAATGCTTCGGTTAAAGCGTGGTTGTGATGACATAGAAGTATTACAAGATGTGAATGATTTGGTACTGCCTCTTTTAAGACTTATGTCAGAGTATGAAGAGTTTTTTAAGGAATATGGTGATTTTGAAGGCAGAGAGGTTGTATCACAGCTATTTTTTGATCTACGAAAATTTCTTGCTATTCATGACATATTAGGGGAGGACTATCTAATCTATTCCGACTATGATGAGAGAGGAGAATTTCGTGTAAAGCTTCTTTGTATGGATCCTGCAAGAAACTTATTAACCTGTTTAAATAAGGGAAGGAGTTCCATCTTTTTTTCTGCTACATTATTACCAATTACGTATTATAAGGAACAGCTTGGCGGTTCCGAGGAAGATTATGCTATCTATGCACCCTCTCCATTTGAAGTTTCAAAAAGGCTGCTCATGATAGCAAAAGATGTCAGTACAAAATATACAAGGCGGGGTCAAGATGAGTATGAGAGGATTGTTTCCTATATCGAAGGCTTTGTAAATGCAAAGGTAGGGAATTATTTTGTGTTCTTTCCTTCTTATCAGATGTTGCAACAAATCGCCCAATTAAGCGAAGATAGAATCCCAAATCTTTTATTACAAAAGACAAGTATGGGAGAACTAGAGAAAGAGGAATTTTTAGCTGCGTTTGAGGAAAATCCTACGAATACGAAGGTTGGCTACTGTGTTATGGGAGGAATCTTTTCAGAAGGAATCGACTTAAAGAAAGATCGTTTGATTGGTGCGGTGATTGTAGGAACGGGATTACCGCAGGTTGGTAACGAAAGAGAATTATTCCGTGGATATTATGATGATCGAAACGGATCTGGTTTTGACCATGCTTACCTTTACCCGGGGATTAATAAAGTACTTCAATCTGCTGGTAGAGTGATTCGTACGGTCGAAGATAAAGGAGCGATTTTATTGCTTGATGAACGTTTTTTAAATTCTCAGTACAAAAATCTATTTCCAAGAGAATGGGAGCAGTATGATATCGTAAATCAAGAGAAAATGCAGGAATTATTGGAGGATTTTTGGAGTCAAAAAAACGAATAA
- a CDS encoding diacylglycerol/lipid kinase family protein has translation MYHFIINPHSKTGKAKELWQGLRQRLENESINYKEYFTTGHGHATQIAKEICTIDNERKTIVIVGGDGTANEVINGIDNYEDVLLGYIPMGSSNDLARGLLLPKNPAEALDRVLNPRKIRAVDHGQVTFEDGLPRRFSVSSGIGYDAAICQVAQTTKIKNFLNKIGIGKLTYFLIGVKEIFANKPCDATVIADGITYSVKNLIFMASLIHKCEGGGLLMAPDASDNDRKLSICLVSNIPKLKILFVMPTIFLGKHTKIKGVQMITCSSVSIHTQSPLYVHTDGEVLGEHTDLTLRCTSEQVNIIT, from the coding sequence ATGTATCACTTTATCATAAACCCACATTCCAAAACTGGAAAAGCCAAAGAATTATGGCAAGGGTTAAGACAACGTTTAGAGAACGAAAGCATAAATTACAAAGAGTACTTTACGACCGGACATGGCCATGCTACCCAAATCGCAAAAGAAATCTGTACAATAGATAACGAAAGAAAAACAATTGTTATTGTCGGTGGAGACGGAACCGCTAATGAAGTGATTAACGGTATTGATAATTATGAAGACGTCCTACTTGGTTACATACCAATGGGCTCTAGTAATGATCTTGCCCGTGGATTATTATTACCAAAAAATCCAGCGGAGGCACTAGATAGAGTATTAAATCCAAGAAAGATACGTGCCGTTGATCATGGACAAGTAACATTCGAAGATGGATTACCTAGAAGATTTTCAGTTAGCTCAGGGATTGGTTACGATGCTGCAATTTGTCAAGTTGCTCAAACAACAAAGATTAAAAATTTTCTAAATAAAATTGGGATAGGCAAATTGACTTACTTCTTAATAGGAGTAAAAGAAATCTTCGCAAATAAGCCATGCGATGCTACTGTAATAGCAGATGGTATCACTTATTCCGTTAAAAACTTAATATTTATGGCATCCCTCATCCACAAATGTGAAGGTGGTGGATTATTGATGGCTCCCGATGCCAGTGATAATGATCGAAAACTTTCTATTTGTTTGGTATCAAATATTCCAAAGTTAAAAATATTATTTGTAATGCCAACCATCTTTTTGGGCAAGCATACCAAGATTAAAGGTGTTCAGATGATTACTTGTAGCTCTGTATCTATTCACACGCAATCCCCGTTATATGTTCATACGGATGGTGAAGTGCTTGGAGAACATACAGATTTAACACTTCGTTGTACCAGTGAACAAGTTAATATAATAACCTAG
- a CDS encoding ATP-dependent helicase yields MKTVNEAQERAIKHHKGPMLVLAGPGSGKTLVIIRRTQYLIEQHGISPNNILVITFTKAAAMEMQERFDRLMGQGRFGVNFGTFHAIFFKILRFAYNYSVSNIITEEERYRLLRDIIQSMELEIEDEKEFLEGIGSEISLVKGENMDISHYYSMNCSEETFQEIYKEYDKKLRHQNKIDFDDMLLLCYELLIERPDILSLWQQKYQYILIDEFQDINRIQYEIIKMLAKPKNNLFIVGDDDQSIYRFRGAKPEIMLSFEEEYKGVKKVVLNKNYRSKGNIITGALKVVGNNKKRFPKEIQSIHEPGNEINVKSFSDLPAQNQAILEEIDHYRKMGMRYSQIAVLYRTNTQPGSLVTKLMEYNIPFKMRDSLPNIYEHWIAKDLICYIKLSMGIRERGLFLQVMNRPKRYISREALEQTDVDLNTIREFYMEKPYVVERIDKLVYDLTLIRRTNPYAAINYIRRAVGYDDYLKEYAAFRRIKVEELYDILSELQEESREYKTHEEWLNHIDEYKDGLKEQALKQNQKDVDGVILTTFHASKGLEFDVVILMDANEGITPHKKAVVPEDMEEERRMFYVAMTRAKSFLHIFYVKQRYNKELSPSRFVGELLVSPMELREGMRIHHSIYGEGSIKKMEENKLTIQFDKIFLPKVLDMEFCIRNQMIKVV; encoded by the coding sequence ATGAAAACAGTGAATGAAGCGCAGGAGAGAGCGATTAAACATCATAAAGGTCCCATGCTTGTTCTAGCGGGACCCGGTTCTGGGAAGACCTTAGTGATCATAAGAAGAACGCAGTATCTTATAGAGCAGCATGGTATTTCACCAAATAACATTCTAGTAATTACGTTTACCAAAGCTGCTGCTATGGAGATGCAGGAACGCTTTGATAGGTTAATGGGACAAGGAAGGTTTGGTGTTAATTTTGGAACCTTCCATGCAATCTTTTTTAAGATATTACGATTTGCTTATAACTACAGTGTTTCTAATATAATAACAGAAGAAGAGAGATACCGCCTCTTACGCGATATCATCCAATCGATGGAGCTTGAGATAGAGGATGAGAAAGAATTTTTAGAAGGGATTGGATCGGAAATCAGTTTAGTTAAGGGAGAAAACATGGATATTTCTCATTACTACTCTATGAATTGTTCCGAAGAGACTTTTCAGGAAATATACAAAGAATATGATAAGAAGTTACGTCATCAAAACAAGATTGATTTTGATGATATGTTGCTTCTTTGTTATGAGTTATTAATAGAAAGACCTGACATATTGTCCTTATGGCAACAGAAATATCAATACATCCTTATTGATGAGTTTCAAGATATCAATCGTATTCAATATGAAATTATCAAGATGCTTGCGAAACCTAAAAACAATCTATTTATCGTGGGCGATGATGATCAGAGTATCTACCGGTTTCGGGGTGCAAAGCCGGAGATCATGTTATCCTTTGAAGAAGAATATAAAGGAGTAAAGAAAGTCGTTTTAAATAAAAACTACCGTTCCAAAGGGAATATTATTACAGGAGCACTTAAAGTTGTTGGTAATAACAAAAAGAGATTTCCGAAAGAGATACAATCGATACATGAGCCAGGAAATGAGATTAATGTAAAATCATTTTCCGATTTGCCAGCACAAAATCAAGCGATTCTTGAGGAGATTGATCATTATCGTAAGATGGGGATGCGCTATTCTCAAATTGCTGTCCTTTATCGAACGAACACGCAACCAGGTTCACTCGTTACGAAGCTTATGGAGTATAACATACCATTTAAGATGAGAGACAGCTTACCAAACATCTATGAGCACTGGATTGCTAAGGATCTAATTTGCTATATTAAGTTATCCATGGGAATTCGGGAGAGGGGTCTTTTTTTACAGGTAATGAATCGACCAAAACGGTATATTAGTAGAGAGGCATTAGAGCAGACAGATGTGGATTTAAACACAATAAGGGAATTCTATATGGAAAAGCCTTATGTTGTCGAACGAATTGATAAATTAGTTTACGATTTAACACTAATTCGTAGAACAAATCCATATGCAGCAATTAACTATATCCGTAGGGCAGTAGGTTATGATGATTACTTAAAGGAATATGCGGCCTTTCGTAGAATAAAGGTGGAAGAGCTCTATGACATTTTATCCGAGCTTCAAGAAGAATCAAGAGAATATAAAACGCATGAGGAATGGTTAAATCACATTGATGAGTACAAAGACGGACTAAAGGAACAGGCATTAAAACAGAATCAAAAAGATGTGGATGGCGTGATATTAACTACGTTTCATGCTTCCAAGGGTTTGGAATTTGATGTGGTTATCCTTATGGATGCAAATGAAGGAATAACACCTCATAAAAAAGCAGTGGTACCAGAGGATATGGAGGAAGAGAGAAGGATGTTTTATGTCGCCATGACGAGAGCAAAGAGTTTTCTTCATATCTTTTATGTGAAGCAACGGTATAATAAAGAATTATCACCCTCCAGATTTGTCGGGGAATTACTTGTTAGTCCTATGGAATTAAGAGAAGGGATGAGGATTCATCATTCCATCTATGGAGAGGGAAGCATTAAGAAAATGGAAGAGAATAAGTTAACAATACAATTTGATAAGATTTTTCTTCCAAAGGTGCTAGACATGGAATTTTGTATACGAAATCAAATGATCAAAGTGGTCTAG